ACCGGTAGGGGAGGCAGTAAGTTCGAAGGAAGTGGTCAAGTCTGAAATCAAGCACGGCCTTAGGCCTTAGGAGAAGGTGGCTGGGACGGAGGACTCATAATATCTCTCTAGATCAGGCAAAAGCGAAAGACCCTCTAACGTAATTCGAATGGGGGCTGACCGCTGATCCCACTCTGGCCTCGCAGGGCGGGCCCCCGTGGTTTCGAGCTGGAGCTGCCATAGCTTATGGCTAAAGCAATGGGAGGGAAACCAACACTCAAACTGCCATCCTTATAAGGGTGATCTTCATTAAACTCTAGTAGCATGCTCCTAAACTAAGAATCTCAGTTATTGTACACTTCTCTGCCCATAACAAGAATGACGACTGCAAAAAAAAACTGCCCTTATTGCTTCCAGACTGCTGATTCTTTACTGGATTGAACTAGTTGGGAGCTTCTTATGAGTTATTATACACTAAAAACACGGTACTAGGCGCGACAAAGAGATTGTTAACACTAGACAGTGGTCAGTTACAAACCTCAAGAATACATAGCCAGTTGTTTCCTGTGAAGACTTTCGGCTCTGTGCTGTAATGAACCCTTCAGACTTGCAGTGAATATGACAGTGTTCCAAGAGAGCAGTGCTATTGCCAAAGATAAAGTCGACACTACCTTCAATATAGCAATCTTTCAAATATTGTTTTCCATAGTGTAAGTACAGTGTGTCCTGCACCAATTTCATGAATGCAATGAATGCATGAACCGATGATAAGACCAACCAATCTGCTAATCATCGCATCAAGATATCATTTAGTGACGATCATAACTTACACAAAGAACTCATCCATCAAGATAATAGACATTGATCAATCCATTCTTGAATCAGAAGTGAATTCTCAAAGTTTTAATGTAATTTAACTAAAGCATATTTCATAAACAACTTCATGAAGCTTCTAACCTATACAAACAAATGCATCAAGACATGGAGCTACCTGCCATCCAAGGAACCTGCAATTGTAGAAGGCGCATCGATCTGCTGTTACCCTAATTGCCACTGCTTGCCCTGAACCCTACCAGAAGAAGGAAAATCCATAAGCACTATATACTAGGCAAAAAAAGCTCAAGAAGATGCTAATGAGACAATAATATAATGAATTCATGATTCAGGGTTTAAGTTGAATATTAACACCTTATGGTGTCACCTGATCTATATATAGATCAGACTGTACCTAGTGGAACAAACATCAATCGCTACTGCTTTTGTATCTAATGAATTTACAGTATATTTTCCCAGTAGCAAAATATGTCAATTCATCCTTATGAAGAAACAAAATATTCCTATTAATCAATTTTGTATCAACTACACACACTTGTGCTCATTTACCAAACCAATGGTTTTCAGgaatttgatgccaaattaaAGAAAGTAGCACAAGAAAGAACCTCAAATAAACAGTGAGATTTAATTCAACAAGAGCATTAGTGCATTACCTGAGGGGAAGAATTCTCAAAAGTAATATTCTCAGCAATGAAGTCCTCCCCTTCTACAATTGCAGTTCCACAACCAAATGTCCCTGTCCCTATCACCCTAGCAGGCTGCAACAAAATCCACCATTgaagaatgaaaaataaatttgtaaGATTTTGAGACATAGccattaaaaaatttgaattttgatttgacaGATACACAATACAGTAAATGAGGAAAAGATCTATGAAGAGGAGTGGCATTACTTACTTGATGGTGATCGATTTTGGAAGCAGTGTTGTTCCAGGTAAGAAGAGTATCCTCGGGAGTGAGGCCAGCAAGAGTGATGAAATTCTTTGTCTTAGGGACATAAAGCGGCTGAAGGTAGATTCCCGGCGACACGCGAATGACGGTCCGGCGAGTGTTGCTGAGAGGGACGGCGTCGATGGCGTCCTGCACCGTTTGGAAGTCGCCGCTTCCATCTTGCGACACCGTGAAGGTCAAGCAAGCCGCCATTGTTATCCTTGTCGCTCTATTTCGATTTCAGTATTGGTGATGGTGACGGTGGCGGTACTAAGGAGAAGGACGCGTCATCTCGGTGCAACAAAAGGATTGAAATAATACCAACACACAAGTTAAAAGTGTGAAAATGACTTTCCTTATAAATGGAAATTCGTTGGCATATTTATATTTCAACTTTAATTTAtccataaaattttaatttgatgcttcttttatttattttttaatttaacaaatgggattaaaaataaaataataagtttataattaatataacataatattaaaattaatttaaaatgtatatatcttttttaattctCTTAGGGTATACATGAATCAAGTAAAATCAGGTTCGTCTCGACCTAGACTCGACCCGAAACAATAACCAAATCtatttttgagatttttattCAATCCTAAACCTGgtgaaatcacaccaaattaatttttaaaatgttttgaATTGGGCCGGACCATATACACCCTaatgaaaattaataattaatctaTTTGAGACTGATTTTCCTTTGTAATTACCAAATTAGTCTCCGgatcttttaaaaattactttagTCACCCACtaattttaatacataattttatttttaacgtttatttttgttattcaatAACATTAAATACTCCACTAGAAATTAATTCACACCTATAATAGTTAAATATTTACGATTAGTAAAATAGATAAATCAGGTTATATTTTCAAAACAACCTCATTTTGAATTTCACCATCTTTACCTCCTCGTCTTTACCTTTGAAGATTATCAGGGGCTAAAAGAGGGGAAGTTGAATCTttgactttcttttattttgctttaaaTCTTGAATTCAGTTGAGATACTTTGAGTAGAAAACAGAAAAGATTATAATTTTGTCTCTTGATGCGGTAAGAACCAAAACAGAGTTACATGAAAGGTGTATTATGAAGAAGTGTTGCTGAATAGAAGAATCAGGAGATACTTCAGTTTTGTCTCCTATTGCAGAACCAGAaatagagaagaaaaataataatgacaCACAGATGTATCATGTTTCAGCTACTCAATGTAATATAGCCTACAACCAGTCTCCATCACGTCAGTGacaaaattttattatctttcAACAGAATTATATTcaccaattctccctaggattCTACCTAATTCTATCTGGGACAAGTTCAGTTTCTAACTCAAACAAGACTTGACTAGGAACTCACCCTAACTTTTCAATagcaaagtgctaacccaacttgtaaGAAAATTTCCTCAGGACCATGACAACAAAACAGAAAAACTTacaaataatttctgaaataaCTATGGCTTTTTTTTCTCCAAGTTTAACTCCTTACCTTTTACCACTCaatggctttttttttttttacaaaccTCAATATTTTGTCTTTTTACCATTGAAATACAGAAAGACTAAACTGAAAAAATGAGATACTCAATGAAAACcatgaaagagaagaataaaCAGCTCAGTGATCTATGGAAACCCAAACGTGTGCTCTCACTCCTTGTCTCAATCTTTGGCCGTTCACCCCTTTAATAGAGGAGTGAAGCTTCTAGGATTTGAAACCTTGCTTCAGCATTTGTTGGTCTTCTTCTCCCAAAAATCAGACGTAACAGCGGCGTGACAGAGGAGAGAGAGGGTAGAAGCAGTGACTGAATCAAACATGCAACCATACCTTCAATATTCTCTTTCAACCTTTTTcatcttgcctcttgaatctgaACCATGTATTCTTGCTTTGGCTCCAAGTCAGATCCTTGAGCGTTGATTCACAACAGAGCTTcatcattttttatttcttcagTTTTTCACTTCTGTGCTTGCAAAGAGGGGATTTCTTCATCGAGCTTCACTGAAGCACAATTGTGAAAATACTTTTTGTACATTTGTGTCTGCATGTGCGTCGACAAAGATAGAGAGGATAATCTACTAACACAAGTGTCCATGCACATGCAGACACACGATAACTactctaataaatattttaactaACTAGATGATTCATTACTATCTAATTCAACTATACTAAAGAAGGAATCTCATTCTCAGTATATTACTCAGGTACACACCTTTACTCAAGTTCGAAGTGAAAACATCTTGCAACCCTAACTTGCCAAATAGTGTCGAAAAAATTCTAGGAGCTGAAGACTTAATTAGTAGGTTTGCAATATGCTTGTGTGTCGAAATGGGCATAAGATAGATGAGCTTCTCCAAAATTTTATCTCTTACAACGTGATAATCCACCTCGATATGCTTGGTCTGTTTGTAGAACATTGGATTGGTGGCTATATGAATAGCAGCTTGGCTATTATAGTAAAGACTAATGGGTTGATCTAACTCAATCCTCAAATCCTTGAGAATCTTCTTTATCCAAATAGCCTCTCGGTAGCAGATGCTAGTACCCTATACTTAGTTTTGGCTGATAAGGACGCCATAGTGGTTTATTTCTTCATTTTCGATGACATAATAGCACTCCTAATGTAGAAGCAATATCTTTTCGAATTTGAACAAGTAGCCCAATCCCAGTCATTGAACACAGTAACTAGCAAATCATACTATGCAGGGAAAAGCTAGTTGCGGGTGCTAACTTAATGTACTTTAAAATTCTTTATGCTGCCTTGAGGTGCAAAGAAGTTAGTTCCTCAAGAAATTGACTAAGTTTTTCAATGGTATAATTAATATCTAGTCTTGTATTAGCAATATATAGAAGTTTACCAACTAGCTTTCTATACCCTAACATTGTTTGGGAAAAAACATTGTATCTTTTGTCAACTTAGCACCATAATCAATTGGAGTAGAAGCCAATTTGCAATCTTCCATCCTTGATTCCTTAAGCAAATCTAAGACGTACTTTCATTTATACAAGGCAACTCCCTTCTTGCTCCTAGCAACCTCTATTCCAAAAAAGAATTTAAGGTCACTAATATCCTTAATTCTTAACTGTGCATGCAGAAAAGCTTTGATATATTCAATTTTCTTCATATCATTCCTTGCCAATATCACATCATTTATGTAATCGACAAGGCAGTGATGTCACTCTTCTGTGACTTTGTGAATAAACTGTGGTCAAATTTGAATTGTACATAACCATCCTAGAGCAAGACAAATTTGAGCTTGTTGTTCCGTTGGCAACTTGCTTATTTGATCCCATAGAGCGACTTTTGCATCTTGGAAACAGAATTTGGCAGAACACACATATACACCTCCTTCTCCTCAGAAAAGCTATGTTGACAtcaatttatttcaaaatatcCCTTTGTGGCAGCAAGCACTAACATAATTTGCAACGTGCTAAGTTTAAAAGTGGGTTGAAAGGGTTGAGATAGTCAATTATTGGAACCTGAGTAAAGCTTTTCGCTAAGAGTCAGGATTTGTACCTATCAATGCTATCATCAGGGTTGTGCTTGAGTTTGAAAATTCACTTGTAGTCTATCACCCTTTTTCCAGGTAGAAGATCAGTTAATTCTTCTTTAATAGCATTCCTCTATTCCACATGACTTGTTGCTTCTTCATAGTACTTTGGCTCTTTATCAGTGGAGATGAGTATGGAGAAGGTGCGACGAGATGCTAAAAGTACATCGTATGACAAAAATTGTGGGATGGGATACTTGTTAAGTAAGGTTATAGAAAGACTCATACCTTGAAAATCTCGAAGATAGGTTAAGGGCCTTCTTTCTCTTGTTGATCTTCTGAGTAGAGTAACTTGTGGTAGAGGTTCAATAATGTCTTGATGATTAGATGATGCATGTCGTACTGACCTTGATGCAATGCCAATGGGTGTGCGTGGATGCAAATGAGGGACCTCTTAATTATGCATATAAAAATGACTGGATCATGAAAAAAGTGTATGTATTGGAGTGGGTCTTGCTAATTGTTGTTGGAGTTAAGTGTCTAACTCTGGTTACTATATGCATGGAAAGGAAAAAGATCTAAATAAAACTTTacattttttgaaagattttttttttggaaatggCTAAAAAATGAAACTTTTAGTTCCCTCCCTAAAAGTCAGAAATGTGACCTCTTTTCTAGATCCAATTTCTTTCTTCGAGTAGTGAGGATTTTGGCATAGGCTAAACATTCAAAAACTCGTAGGAGTGAAATTAGAGGCAAGTGTTGGTGTAAAATTTGATGAGGTGACTAATTTTATAAAAGAGCATGGGGtagtttatttattaaataaatgaCATGAGTAGTCGCATAATTTCAATATCATTTTGGTAAGTTTAAGTGAAAAATGAGTGCTTTTGTCATTACAAGAATATGTTGGTGTTTCTTCtcaataattttcttttgttgagCAGTTTTTACATATGTTCTTTGCTAAACAATGCTAGTGGAATTGCAAAAAGTAGGCATGAGAAATTTAAGTCCATTATCACTTCGAATTGTCTTAATGTTTAGGCCAAATTAATTCTTTCCAAAGTTGACAAAAGAAATTATTAGGTTTTGTTCTTGCGTAGATAGCCGGCATTAAGGTATAGCTCATCCTGCTTAGTACTTAAACTCGCTTTTCTTTGGGCTGGATGAGGTATACGTCGGCTTCTTAAGAATAGCGGCGGTGAgcacctgcaaaggcactccaaCACTCAAGTTAAAAAGAGAGTGAGATGAGTATATTTCCATTCAAAGTGAATAAGGTACCTGGCTATTCTTAGGGTTTCTTCCTTTATAGATTTTTAGTTTGAACGTGCTATAGGGCCATTATGTTATTGGCCTATTTTTTAGATGATTCTCATAAGGTTTTACTGGAAATGCAGTATCTTTCTATAACTGAAATGTGCACATGCTTTATGTGCCAATTTATAGGGAGTGTTGCGACCAAATTGTATAAAACGAATCATAGCTCCCAAGTTTAACCTATGGACTCTTCTGCAAAAACAGGTTGAGCTTCCTTCGAAAGTTCCGAGTTATAAATCGGCATGTTTGTGATGGAAGGTGTAGCCTCCTAAACTTAACGTGTTGGAGTTGGAAGATCAcagttttgaaaattaattgcaaaatatattgttaaaaattagcttatcatatggatatgtgtatatatgtatatttatatatatagatatattgattattatttttatattattatttcttttttttggcAAATAACATTATTTGGTATGAAacaaaataagtaaaaaaagGCAGGTAACGTTAGTTTGATATACGAAATGTTAAATGTAATCAATTTGAGGTAATGAAAAGATAGTATATTTATTGGAAAAGATAATTGAATAGTTATTTTTCCTTTGATCTAGGCTATCATGACCATTTATCATGGGGAGTTGGTGTCGTGTGGTGATGCGTGCTACATGAATGGCTAGGGTATGTTATTTGggtgaaaaataagtttgaaGTGGGTAAGATTCAATGACCATGTGAAAAATTATTTTCGGCCGAAAGAAAATCTATTACTCTTGTTTGAAGATGAGTAAAAAAAGGTTAGTCAATGTATCTGTTCTTAGTTATTTTTATGTGCTTTTGCTTTTGCTGTTTAGAAACAAGTTTGGTGATTTGGTGAAGAGAGTATGGTGAAGAAGGATGTGAAAGAGAAAGGGAcaataaaggaaaaaaatgatgagaaaaggaaaaggataGGGAAAGAGGAAAAGGATGTGAAAgataagagaaagaaaaaggaaggcgATTCAGGTGATATTATTGTTGAGGAGGAGTTTGTGTGGGATGAGAGTGATCCTTATTCATGGGTTTCGGCGGTTGTTAAAGAACGGGTGTCTTTGTTTAATGGTGAAAATAGTATTGCGCAACTAGTTTCTCGAGAATGGGTTAGAGAGGGTGAATGTGTAAAGATGGAGTTTTTGCCTTTGATCGTGTATGTCAAAGAGGAGAGggtttcgaatttttttatatgtatacatGTTTGTTGGTTGAACTAAATGTAAAGTTTCCATTTACCTCTTTTCAATGTGGTGTACTAACTTAGTTGAGGTGTGCTCCAACGCAACTTCATCCTAATGCTTGGACATTTGTTAGAGgatttgaaattttgatgaaatatCTTGAGTTGGAAC
This sequence is a window from Arachis stenosperma cultivar V10309 chromosome 10, arast.V10309.gnm1.PFL2, whole genome shotgun sequence. Protein-coding genes within it:
- the LOC130955822 gene encoding pectinesterase 31-like isoform X1, whose product is MAACLTFTVSQDGSGDFQTVQDAIDAVPLSNTRRTVIRVSPGIYLQPLYVPKTKNFITLAGLTPEDTLLTWNNTASKIDHHQPARVIGTGTFGCGTAIVEGEDFIAENITFENSSPQGSGQAVAIRVTADRCAFYNCRFLGWQVAPCLDAFVCIDWLVLSSVHAFIAFMKLVQDTLYLHYGKQYLKDCYIEGSVDFIFGNSTALLEHCHIHCKSEGFITAQSRKSSQETTGYVFLRCVITGNGEKSYAYLGRPWGPFGRVVFAYTYMDHCIKHVGWDNWGKVENERSACFYEYRCFGPGCSQSRRVTWCRELLDEEAEQFLMHPFIDPDPERPWLAQRMALKVPYTA
- the LOC130955822 gene encoding pectinesterase 31-like isoform X2, which gives rise to MAACLTFTVSQDGSGDFQTVQDAIDAVPLSNTRRTVIRVSPGIYLQPLYVPKTKNFITLAGLTPEDTLLTWNNTASKIDHHQPARVIGTGTFGCGTAIVEGEDFIAENITFENSSPQGSGQAVAIRVTADRCAFYNCRFLGWQDTLYLHYGKQYLKDCYIEGSVDFIFGNSTALLEHCHIHCKSEGFITAQSRKSSQETTGYVFLRCVITGNGEKSYAYLGRPWGPFGRVVFAYTYMDHCIKHVGWDNWGKVENERSACFYEYRCFGPGCSQSRRVTWCRELLDEEAEQFLMHPFIDPDPERPWLAQRMALKVPYTA